DNA sequence from the Pedobacter schmidteae genome:
CAGATAGGTTAAAAATTGCTCAACAGTCATAGAAAATTTCGCGTTGCTCGTTAAAGTGAATATACAAAACATTCCCAATAACAATGTCTTTTTTAAGACAAAAAAAAACGCCACCGAATAATCGATGGCGTTTTAATTTTATGATAAACTTTAAGGATTAAATTGTTCCTTCAAGTTGCATGTTTTGCTTATAAATAGCGTGTTTAACCTGTGTACGACGAGCTACTGATTTTTTCTCATAAGCTTGACGGCTACGTAATTCTCTTAACACCCCAGTTTTTTCAAATTTCTTTTTGAAACGTTTTAACGCCTTATCTAATGATTCGCCGTCTTTAATATTAATAATGATCATAACGTAATATACCTCCTCTCGTTGTTTTTAGGACTGCAAAGATACAGCTTGCATTTGATAATCAAAAGAATAAATGCAATAAATATTTTTCACGTCATTAAACGACTAAAAAATATATCTTTATATCAGCTCAATTCAACTGCTATGAAATCTAAAAAAACACTATTTATCATCCTTGGCGTACTCTTGTTAATTCTGGGCGGCTTTTTGTACTACCGTTATTACTTTGTATTTGGCGAAGGTGTTAAAGCTGGCGAACTCAATTATGTCGTAAAAAAAGGATATATGTTTAAAACCTATGAAGGAAAACTGATCCAATCAGGTATCCGGTCTAAGCAAACAGGTACCATTCAGTCCAATGAGTTTGAATTTTCGGTAAGTGATAAGGCCATTGCCGAAAAAATGATGCTGAATAGCGGAAAATTCTTCGAACTGCATTATAAAGAATACGTTAATAGTTTACCATGGCGAGGTTATAGTCCATTTGTGGTTGATAGCATTATCTCTGTAAAATAATAAATCCGGGTATTTTTCAATACACCGGACTTACCAGTTTTATATTTGGTTAGAATAGTCTTTTTTAAATCGGGTGTATTAACCTTTCAATACTTCCCTCGCAATTACAATTTTCTGTATTTCTGAGGTCCCCTCACCTATTGTGCACAATTTGCTGTCGCGATAGAATTTCTCTACCGGGAAGTCTTTGGTGTAGCCATAACCACCAAAAATCTGTACGGCCTCGGTGGCACATTTTACAGATACCTCCGATGCAAAATACTTGGCCATGGCCGATTCTTTGGTCATAGGCAACCCACGGTTCTTTAAATCGGCTGCTTGTCTGATCAACAACTCTGCTGCCTCAATCTCGGTAGCCATATCTGCCAGCTTAAAGCTAATGCCTTGAAAATTGGCTATCGGCTGACCAAACTGATGACGCTCTTTGGCATAAGCTACTGCAGCCTCGTAAGCACCTTTGGCAATTCCCAGCGACAAGGCCGCAATGGATATTCTTCCGCCATCCAGCACTTTCATGGCCTGTTTAAATCCTTCTCCTTCTTTACCCAATAGGTTTGCAGCAGGAACGCGGCAATTATCAAATATCATTTCTGTAGTTTCCGAAGCCCTCATCCCCAACTTATTTTCCTTTTTACCAGCCGAAAATCCCGGGGTTCCACGTTCAACTACAATTGCAGAAATACCGTTTGCAGACCCTTTTTCGCCCGTACGTACCATAACCACAGCAACATCTCCTGTTTTACCATGGGTAATCCAGTTCTTTGAACCATTAATCACATACTCATCTCCTTCCAGCACCGCTGTAGTCATCATTCGCAAAGCATCGGACCCTGTATTGGCTTCAGTTAGGCCCCATGCGCCAATCCATTGTGCGGAGGCCAGCTTGGGTAGCCATTTTTGCTTTTGCGACTCATTGCCAAAAGCCAGGATATGCCCGGTACACAATGAGTTGTGCGCTGCAACCGACAAACCTACCGAGCCGCACACCTTTGCAACCTCTACAATCACGTCTACATACTCCTGGTAACCAAAGCCCGAACCTCCGTAAACCTCCGGAACCAACACGCCCATTAGTCCAAGTTCACCCAATTGTTTAAAAACGTCAATCGGAAAATATTGCGCTTCATCCCATTCCATCAATTTCGGTCTGATATTTTTCTCGGCAAAATCCCGTACCATTCCTCTGATCATTTCCTGATTTTCTGAAATACTAAAATTGTAGCCTACAGAATTATCCATCGTTTCTAACATATTTTATTGTTTGAATTTGGGCAATGATAATCAAATAAAATCACACGATCACAAGGCAAAAACCCATCAAAAGATAGAACGAAATGGTATTTAGTTCATTAACCTTATCCTATCATTTTAGACAAAATAAATAGGCCGAAAAGTTTTTTTATTTTTTTTCGATAAAAAAATAAAAAAACAAGCAAAAAGTCTAAAACAACATCATTAAGACAGATTTAATACGAGGCCAAAGAAAACACCTGGGAGTTATAAGGTGCCAGTCGTTGCCTTCCATTTAAAAAATCCAGGCTAATGATAAAAGAATATCCTGCAACTGTTGCGCCCAACTGCATCATCAATTTAGATGCTGCAACCACAGTGCCGCCCGTAGCCAGCAAATCATCGTGTATCAATACCTTCTGTCCCTTTGCCAGGGCATCCTCATGTACTTCTATGGTTGCCGATCCGTATTCAAGGTCGTACGATTGCTGTACCGTTTTATAAGGCAGCTTTCCTACTTTCCTTATTGGGATAAAGGGCACATTCAAAATTTCTGCCAGCTGTGGGCCAAACAAAAAACCACGACTTTCGATTCCCGCCACCACATCTATCTCCAATTCCTTTACCCGTTCGGCCAGCGCCTCGGCAATAGCTCTGCACAAAGCAGGACCTTTCAAGATTGGGGTAATGTCTTTAAAAACAATTCCCGGTTTAGGAAAATCGTTTACATCTCGTACCGTTTGTTTTATTTTTGATTCAATCATGATTAAAATTCAAGGTAAGCTGCCAGGCGGTCAATCGTTTCCGGATTTAAGATGGCAACTTTATTTAAGTCTGCAATATTACTATAATTTCCGTGCTGTTTTCTATAAGCCACCAGCGCATTCGCCTGTTTGTACCTGATATAGGGGTGATTTTTAAAATCTTCAACCGCTGCAGTATTAATTTTTATCTTTCTGAGTTTAGTTACATCAATGGTTACCTGGTCTTTGATCTCTATAAATTTTGCCGAATCCAGGCCAAATACTTCCATCAATTGTTCTTTTTTATAAAAACCTCCTATACGTTCCCTGTATTTAACGATGCGTTTTGCAAAAGTTGATCCTATGCCTTTTATTTTATCCAGTTCGGTGGTATCGGCACCATTTACTTCTATCAATACCGGTGGCATATGTAAGCGGCCGGATTTGCCAACCTGTTTTTGCTCAAAATCCCTACCTGGCTCATCAACTTTGCCAATTCTGATAAAAGGAGCAATACGATGGTACACCTCCGTGCTAATGGTATACATCTTTTGCAGGTCCTCCTTTTTCCTAAACCTGCCACCCTTTTCCCTATATCTTATAATGGCTCCGGCCTGCCGTT
Encoded proteins:
- the rpsU gene encoding 30S ribosomal protein S21: MIIINIKDGESLDKALKRFKKKFEKTGVLRELRSRQAYEKKSVARRTQVKHAIYKQNMQLEGTI
- a CDS encoding acyl-CoA dehydrogenase; the protein is MLETMDNSVGYNFSISENQEMIRGMVRDFAEKNIRPKLMEWDEAQYFPIDVFKQLGELGLMGVLVPEVYGGSGFGYQEYVDVIVEVAKVCGSVGLSVAAHNSLCTGHILAFGNESQKQKWLPKLASAQWIGAWGLTEANTGSDALRMMTTAVLEGDEYVINGSKNWITHGKTGDVAVVMVRTGEKGSANGISAIVVERGTPGFSAGKKENKLGMRASETTEMIFDNCRVPAANLLGKEGEGFKQAMKVLDGGRISIAALSLGIAKGAYEAAVAYAKERHQFGQPIANFQGISFKLADMATEIEAAELLIRQAADLKNRGLPMTKESAMAKYFASEVSVKCATEAVQIFGGYGYTKDFPVEKFYRDSKLCTIGEGTSEIQKIVIAREVLKG
- a CDS encoding adenine phosphoribosyltransferase, encoding MIESKIKQTVRDVNDFPKPGIVFKDITPILKGPALCRAIAEALAERVKELEIDVVAGIESRGFLFGPQLAEILNVPFIPIRKVGKLPYKTVQQSYDLEYGSATIEVHEDALAKGQKVLIHDDLLATGGTVVAASKLMMQLGATVAGYSFIISLDFLNGRQRLAPYNSQVFSLASY
- a CDS encoding ComEA family DNA-binding protein — its product is MRKWLNVYFGFSRREFNGLIGLIILIWIVILFPYAYAFVVGEEPVTEADRQAVMQLALAEKERLKKIRGYKEHYGEETVDTDRQGELFIFDPNTIDRGTWEQFGLSERQAGAIIRYREKGGRFRKKEDLQKMYTISTEVYHRIAPFIRIGKVDEPGRDFEQKQVGKSGRLHMPPVLIEVNGADTTELDKIKGIGSTFAKRIVKYRERIGGFYKKEQLMEVFGLDSAKFIEIKDQVTIDVTKLRKIKINTAAVEDFKNHPYIRYKQANALVAYRKQHGNYSNIADLNKVAILNPETIDRLAAYLEF